One genomic region from Leifsonia poae encodes:
- a CDS encoding aspartate aminotransferase family protein, whose product MTITTDTPSALSDATEADLQAKAKDHLWMHFARQSVMEDGAGVPIITKGEGHHIWDSRGRKYIDGLSGLFVVNAGHGRKRLAQTAAKQAEELAFFPIWSYAHPNAIELADRLAHYAPGDLNRVFFSTGGGEAVETAFKLAKYYWKLQGRPTKHKVLSRAVAYHGTPQGALAITGIPAMKEMFEPLTPGGFRVPNTNFYRAGEMGAPTDDVEAFGVWAANRIEEMIQFEGPETVAAIFLEPVQNSGGCFPPPPGYFQRVREICDKYDVLMVSDEVICAFGRIGHMFACDEYGYVPDMITCAKGMTSGYSPIGATIISDKLYEPFKHGNTSFYHGYTFGGHPVSAAVALDNLDIFEEEKLNERVRENSPLFRAELEKLLTLPIVGDVRGDGYFFGIELVKDKTTKETFDDDESERLLRGFLSKALFDAGLYCRADDRGDPVVQLAPPLTIGPDEFVEIRQILESVLTEASNHL is encoded by the coding sequence ATGACAATCACAACGGACACTCCCTCGGCTCTCTCGGATGCGACCGAGGCCGATCTCCAAGCCAAGGCCAAGGACCATCTGTGGATGCACTTCGCCCGCCAGTCCGTCATGGAAGACGGCGCGGGCGTTCCGATCATCACCAAGGGTGAGGGTCACCACATCTGGGATTCCCGCGGCCGCAAGTACATCGACGGTCTCTCCGGCCTGTTCGTGGTGAACGCCGGCCACGGCCGCAAGCGTCTCGCCCAGACGGCGGCGAAGCAGGCTGAGGAGCTCGCATTCTTCCCGATCTGGTCGTACGCGCACCCGAACGCGATCGAACTGGCCGACCGGCTCGCCCACTACGCACCCGGTGACCTGAACCGTGTCTTCTTCTCCACCGGCGGCGGCGAGGCGGTCGAGACCGCGTTCAAGCTCGCAAAGTACTACTGGAAGCTGCAGGGGCGCCCCACCAAGCACAAGGTGCTCTCTCGTGCCGTCGCCTACCACGGCACCCCGCAGGGTGCGCTCGCGATCACCGGCATCCCCGCGATGAAGGAGATGTTCGAGCCGCTGACGCCCGGTGGCTTCCGCGTGCCGAACACCAACTTCTACCGCGCCGGCGAGATGGGCGCCCCCACCGACGACGTCGAGGCGTTCGGCGTGTGGGCGGCCAACCGCATCGAAGAGATGATCCAGTTCGAAGGCCCCGAGACCGTCGCCGCGATCTTCCTCGAGCCTGTGCAGAACTCGGGCGGCTGCTTCCCGCCTCCCCCCGGGTACTTCCAGCGCGTGCGCGAGATCTGCGACAAGTACGACGTGCTCATGGTCAGCGACGAGGTCATCTGCGCCTTCGGTCGCATCGGCCACATGTTCGCCTGTGATGAGTACGGCTACGTGCCCGACATGATTACCTGCGCGAAGGGCATGACGAGCGGATACTCCCCCATCGGCGCGACGATCATCAGCGACAAGCTGTACGAGCCGTTCAAGCACGGGAACACGTCGTTCTACCACGGCTACACCTTCGGCGGTCACCCCGTCTCGGCCGCGGTCGCGCTCGACAACCTCGACATCTTCGAGGAAGAGAAGCTCAACGAGCGTGTGCGCGAGAACTCGCCGCTGTTCCGCGCCGAGCTCGAAAAGCTGCTCACACTGCCGATCGTCGGTGATGTGCGCGGCGACGGGTACTTCTTCGGCATCGAGCTGGTGAAAGACAAGACGACGAAGGAGACGTTCGACGACGACGAGTCCGAGCGTCTGCTGCGCGGGTTCCTCTCCAAAGCGCTCTTCGATGCCGGCCTGTACTGCCGCGCCGACGACCGCGGCGACCCCGTCGTGCAGCTCGCCCCACCGCTCACGATCGGCCCCGACGAGTTCGTCGAGATCCGCCAGATCCTCGAATCCGTTCTCACCGAGGCTTCCAACCACCTCTGA
- a CDS encoding aldehyde dehydrogenase family protein, with protein MSVDDAVARATASGFEGTGREDRARWLEALAEAIAGDRAELVRLAAAETHLSEARLDGEITRTDSQLRFFAGVARDGGYLEATLDAPDPTTTPPRPDLRRMLRPLGAVAVYAASNFPFAFSVLGNDTASALAAGCPVIVKGHPGHPETSRRTAALAERTLAAAGAPDGCFGLVEGMDAGVALVQHPGVAAVGFTGSERGGRALFELAAARERPIPFYGELGSINPVVVTESAARERPDEIATGLVGSFTRDAGQFCTKPGLVFIPAGARIEDAVATALMAAPSQQQLTEGMTSAFAAGAASFAGRSDVQILNAAAEAPDSAPTVVITDGEAFTTDPEPFLTECFGPLTVLVRYLGDEELQRAIGSLDPSLTATILRGQGEDVTALAAALAPLAGRLVFDGWPTGVAIAWAQHHGGAWPATTASVHSSVGASAIRRFLTPIAYQDAPQAVLPPELRDHNPANIPRREASSTDASRVPRD; from the coding sequence ATGAGCGTCGACGACGCGGTCGCCCGGGCGACCGCGAGCGGATTCGAGGGAACCGGCCGCGAGGACAGGGCGCGTTGGCTGGAAGCCCTCGCCGAGGCCATTGCCGGAGACCGGGCCGAGCTCGTGCGACTCGCCGCCGCCGAGACGCATCTGAGCGAGGCCCGCCTCGACGGCGAGATCACCCGAACCGACTCTCAGCTGCGCTTCTTCGCCGGAGTCGCGCGCGACGGGGGCTATCTGGAGGCGACGCTCGACGCGCCCGACCCCACGACCACACCACCGCGGCCCGATCTGAGGCGGATGCTCCGTCCGCTCGGAGCCGTTGCCGTGTACGCGGCCTCTAACTTCCCGTTCGCGTTCTCCGTCCTCGGCAACGACACCGCCTCGGCGCTCGCGGCGGGTTGCCCTGTGATCGTCAAAGGCCATCCCGGTCATCCCGAGACATCCCGGCGCACGGCCGCCCTCGCGGAACGGACGCTGGCCGCCGCTGGAGCACCCGACGGCTGTTTCGGTCTCGTCGAAGGGATGGACGCCGGTGTCGCCCTGGTGCAGCACCCCGGCGTCGCGGCGGTCGGTTTCACCGGCTCGGAGCGGGGCGGACGCGCCCTGTTCGAGCTCGCCGCCGCGCGCGAGCGGCCCATCCCGTTCTACGGCGAGCTCGGCAGCATCAACCCGGTGGTCGTCACCGAGTCGGCCGCCCGCGAGCGTCCGGACGAGATCGCAACCGGCCTCGTCGGATCGTTCACCCGCGATGCCGGCCAGTTCTGCACGAAACCCGGGCTCGTCTTCATTCCGGCGGGCGCTCGAATCGAAGATGCGGTGGCCACGGCGCTCATGGCCGCGCCGTCACAGCAGCAGCTCACCGAGGGCATGACCTCCGCTTTCGCGGCCGGAGCGGCTTCATTCGCCGGACGCTCCGATGTGCAGATACTCAACGCGGCGGCGGAAGCCCCCGACTCGGCACCGACCGTCGTCATCACCGACGGCGAGGCCTTCACCACCGACCCCGAACCGTTCCTCACCGAATGCTTCGGACCGCTCACCGTTCTCGTGCGCTACCTGGGCGACGAGGAGCTGCAGCGCGCGATCGGCTCCCTCGACCCGTCCCTCACCGCGACGATCCTCCGCGGCCAAGGCGAAGACGTCACCGCCCTGGCGGCCGCCCTCGCGCCGTTGGCCGGCCGGCTCGTCTTCGACGGCTGGCCGACCGGCGTGGCCATCGCCTGGGCTCAACACCACGGCGGCGCCTGGCCCGCGACGACCGCCTCGGTGCACAGCTCGGTCGGCGCGAGCGCCATCCGCCGCTTCCTCACCCCGATCGCCTATCAGGACGCCCCGCAGGCTGTGCTCCCGCCCGAACTCCGCGACCACAACCCCGCGAACATCCCACGCCGCGAGGCGTCCTCGACCGACGCGAGCAGGGTTCCGCGCGACTGA
- a CDS encoding gamma-aminobutyraldehyde dehydrogenase: protein MTTPELRNFVNGASVDSRATERIQLVDPATEEVYATSPVSTSEDVADAYTAARNAFEEWGETTPGERQLALFRIADAMEARAEEFADAESQDTGKPRSTLVDDEILLSVDQIRFFAGAARNLEGRSAGEYMKDHTSFIRREPIGVVGQVTPWNYPLNMAVWKFAPALAAGNTTVLKPSDTTPLSTLLLAEVAAEFLPAGVLNVVTGDRTTGAAMTDDPIPQMISITGSVRAGMEVARAASFDLKRVHLELGGKAPVIVFDDADIPSAVEGIVAAGYFNAGQDCTAATRLLVQSGIHDEFVAALAAYARENAKTGGPREDGILFGPVNNANQLAQVSGFIDRLPDHATVELGGHRQGDKGYFYEATIVSGLTQNDEAVQNEIFGPVQTVQKFTDEAEALRWANGVQYGLASSVWTKDHARAMRFAKNLDFGCVWINTHIPIVAEMPHGGFKHSGYGKDLSMYGFEDYTRIKHVMSYIG from the coding sequence ATGACCACGCCTGAACTCCGTAATTTCGTCAATGGCGCCTCCGTCGACTCGCGCGCGACGGAGCGCATCCAGCTCGTCGACCCGGCGACCGAGGAGGTCTACGCGACCTCCCCGGTCTCCACGTCCGAAGATGTGGCCGACGCCTATACCGCCGCCCGGAATGCCTTCGAGGAGTGGGGGGAAACCACGCCGGGCGAACGCCAGCTCGCGCTGTTCCGCATCGCGGACGCCATGGAGGCCCGGGCGGAAGAGTTCGCCGACGCCGAGTCGCAGGACACCGGTAAGCCCCGCTCCACTCTGGTGGACGACGAGATCCTGCTCTCGGTCGATCAGATCCGCTTCTTCGCCGGCGCCGCTCGCAATCTGGAGGGCCGGTCGGCGGGCGAGTACATGAAAGACCACACGTCCTTCATCCGCCGCGAGCCGATCGGTGTCGTCGGCCAGGTGACCCCCTGGAACTATCCGCTCAACATGGCGGTGTGGAAGTTCGCACCGGCGCTCGCCGCCGGCAACACCACGGTGCTCAAGCCGTCGGACACTACGCCGCTGTCGACGCTGCTGCTGGCCGAGGTGGCGGCCGAGTTCCTGCCCGCCGGTGTGCTCAATGTCGTCACGGGCGATCGCACGACGGGCGCGGCGATGACAGATGACCCGATCCCGCAGATGATCTCGATCACCGGCTCGGTACGGGCCGGTATGGAGGTGGCGCGCGCCGCCTCGTTCGACCTCAAACGCGTGCACCTCGAACTCGGCGGCAAGGCGCCGGTGATCGTGTTCGACGACGCCGACATCCCTTCGGCGGTCGAAGGCATCGTGGCGGCCGGCTATTTCAACGCCGGCCAGGACTGCACCGCCGCGACCCGTCTACTCGTGCAGTCGGGCATCCATGACGAGTTCGTCGCCGCACTCGCCGCATACGCCCGGGAGAACGCCAAGACCGGCGGCCCCCGCGAGGACGGCATCCTGTTCGGGCCGGTCAACAACGCGAACCAGCTCGCCCAGGTGAGCGGCTTCATCGACCGCCTTCCCGACCACGCCACCGTCGAATTGGGCGGCCACCGTCAGGGCGACAAAGGCTACTTCTACGAGGCGACGATCGTCTCCGGCCTCACGCAGAACGACGAGGCCGTGCAGAACGAGATCTTCGGTCCGGTGCAGACTGTGCAGAAGTTCACCGATGAGGCCGAAGCCCTGCGCTGGGCGAACGGCGTGCAGTACGGGCTCGCCTCCTCGGTGTGGACGAAGGATCACGCTCGCGCGATGCGGTTCGCCAAGAACCTCGACTTCGGCTGCGTGTGGATCAACACGCACATCCCGATCGTCGCCGAGATGCCGCACGGCGGGTTCAAGCACTCCGGCTACGGCAAGGACCTCTCGATGTACGGCTTCGAGGACTATACCCGCATCAAACACGTCATGAGCTACATCGGCTGA
- a CDS encoding acyl-CoA dehydrogenase family protein — translation MTAALDEAFSIDPLLSDEERAWAAKARAFATERILPTIEQDFEDKHFRTEFVAELGALGFLGMHLDDEGCAGAGAVGYGVVCHELEAADSGWRTFVSVQGSLAMSAISKFGSDDQKHQWLPPMARGEKIGCFALTEPTGGSDPAAMDTTARRDGDDWIITGRKRWIGLAAIADIAVVWAATEDGIRGFLVPTGTRGFTATKIDGKLSMRASIQCDVELDAVRLPASAMLPGAHGLSGPFSCLNEARYGIVWGAMGAARSCLEVSIERATHREVFGRPIGANQLIQEKLANMLVEYEKGMLLALHLGRLKERGALTPTQISVGKLNSVREAIAIAREARTILGGDGITSEFPVMRHMNNLESVRTYEGTDEIHTLVLGRALTGLAAFA, via the coding sequence GTGACCGCAGCCCTCGATGAGGCCTTCAGCATCGACCCGCTCCTCAGCGACGAGGAGCGCGCCTGGGCGGCCAAGGCGCGCGCTTTCGCGACCGAGCGCATCCTGCCGACCATCGAGCAGGACTTCGAAGACAAACACTTCCGCACCGAATTCGTCGCCGAGCTCGGCGCGCTCGGGTTCCTCGGCATGCACCTGGATGACGAGGGATGCGCGGGCGCCGGCGCGGTCGGCTACGGCGTCGTCTGCCACGAGCTGGAGGCGGCCGACAGCGGTTGGCGCACCTTCGTCTCGGTGCAGGGGTCGCTCGCGATGAGCGCCATCTCGAAATTCGGCTCCGACGATCAGAAGCATCAATGGCTCCCCCCGATGGCGCGCGGCGAGAAGATCGGCTGCTTCGCCCTGACCGAGCCGACCGGAGGGAGCGACCCGGCGGCGATGGACACCACCGCCCGCCGCGACGGCGACGATTGGATCATCACCGGACGCAAACGCTGGATCGGTCTCGCCGCGATCGCCGACATCGCGGTGGTCTGGGCGGCGACGGAAGACGGCATCCGCGGCTTCCTCGTGCCCACCGGGACCCGCGGCTTCACCGCTACGAAGATCGACGGCAAGCTCTCGATGCGGGCATCGATCCAGTGCGATGTCGAGCTCGACGCGGTGCGCCTGCCCGCCTCGGCCATGCTCCCCGGCGCCCACGGGCTCTCCGGGCCGTTCAGCTGCCTCAATGAAGCCAGGTACGGCATCGTCTGGGGCGCGATGGGCGCCGCCCGTTCCTGTCTGGAGGTGTCGATCGAGCGAGCGACACATCGCGAGGTGTTCGGCCGCCCCATCGGCGCGAACCAGCTCATCCAGGAGAAGTTGGCGAACATGCTCGTCGAGTATGAGAAAGGAATGCTCCTCGCACTCCACCTCGGCCGGCTGAAAGAGCGCGGAGCCCTCACCCCCACCCAGATCAGCGTCGGCAAGCTCAACAGCGTGCGCGAAGCCATCGCCATCGCGCGCGAAGCCCGCACCATTCTCGGTGGCGACGGCATCACGAGCGAGTTCCCGGTGATGCGGCACATGAACAACCTGGAATCGGTGCGCACCTACGAGGGCACCGACGAGATCCACACTCTCGTGCTCGGTCGCGCCCTGACCGGTCTGGCGGCGTTCGCATGA
- a CDS encoding NAD(P)/FAD-dependent oxidoreductase, with the protein MGYERVGFWFESIAEAEDGYPARPGLTEDVDVDVAIVGGGLTGLWTAYYLQEADPTLSIAVLEKEIAGFGASGRNGGWCSALFPLSASALEARYGFDAAVTQRQAMIDTVGEVGRAAEAEGIDCDYVRGGTVAFARSRVQLEGARAEFAESERFGVDRVSLLGTETVRSRFGARDAVAATFTPDCARIHPGKLVRGLARAVERRGATIFEKTEVLSWEQGVVTAVAGGVTRTVRAGTVVNATEGYGSAIPQVGRRILPLYSLMIATEPLSEEIWEAIGLEHGHTFTDFRHLLIYGQRTADNRFAFGGRGARYHLASAIRPEYDRVPRVREHLGRALVDLFPAAAGARITHHWGGPLGVPRDWHASVGLDAARREAWAGGYVGDGLSTTNLAGRTLADLLAGKRTPLTGLPWVGHRSPRWEPEPLRFAGSNAGLLGAEAADLEERLTGRPSLAARLLAPLTGH; encoded by the coding sequence ATGGGATACGAACGGGTCGGGTTCTGGTTCGAATCGATCGCTGAGGCGGAAGACGGGTACCCGGCTCGGCCGGGACTCACCGAAGACGTCGACGTCGATGTCGCGATCGTCGGTGGCGGCCTCACCGGGCTGTGGACGGCGTACTACCTGCAGGAGGCTGACCCCACACTGTCCATCGCGGTGCTCGAGAAGGAGATCGCCGGGTTCGGCGCCTCCGGCCGCAACGGCGGCTGGTGCTCCGCCCTCTTCCCGCTGTCCGCCAGCGCGCTCGAAGCCCGCTATGGGTTCGATGCAGCGGTGACGCAGCGCCAGGCCATGATCGACACCGTCGGCGAGGTCGGCCGCGCGGCCGAGGCAGAAGGGATCGACTGCGACTACGTGCGCGGCGGCACCGTCGCCTTCGCCCGCTCCCGGGTGCAGCTTGAGGGGGCGCGCGCCGAGTTCGCCGAATCCGAGCGGTTCGGCGTCGACCGCGTCTCGCTGCTGGGAACCGAGACGGTGCGAAGCCGGTTCGGGGCGCGGGATGCGGTGGCCGCCACGTTCACGCCCGACTGCGCGCGCATCCACCCCGGCAAGCTGGTGCGCGGCCTCGCCCGCGCCGTCGAGCGTCGCGGGGCGACCATCTTCGAGAAGACCGAAGTGCTCTCCTGGGAGCAGGGCGTCGTCACCGCCGTCGCGGGCGGCGTCACGCGGACGGTGCGGGCCGGCACGGTCGTCAACGCCACGGAGGGCTACGGGTCGGCGATTCCGCAAGTCGGTCGGCGCATCCTGCCGCTCTACTCGCTGATGATCGCCACCGAGCCGCTCAGCGAGGAGATCTGGGAGGCGATCGGCCTCGAGCACGGGCACACCTTCACCGACTTCCGGCATCTGCTCATCTACGGGCAGCGCACCGCCGACAACCGTTTCGCGTTCGGCGGCCGCGGGGCACGCTACCATCTCGCCAGCGCGATCCGCCCGGAGTACGACCGCGTCCCCCGCGTGCGCGAGCACCTGGGTCGCGCCCTCGTCGACCTCTTTCCCGCTGCCGCGGGCGCCCGCATCACCCACCACTGGGGCGGTCCCCTCGGTGTGCCCCGCGACTGGCATGCCAGCGTGGGCCTCGACGCCGCGCGGCGCGAGGCCTGGGCCGGCGGCTACGTCGGCGATGGGCTCAGCACAACGAACCTCGCCGGGCGCACACTCGCGGATCTGCTCGCCGGGAAGCGCACGCCGTTGACCGGGCTGCCCTGGGTCGGCCACCGCTCCCCTCGCTGGGAGCCGGAACCGCTACGTTTCGCCGGTTCCAACGCCGGCCTGCTCGGTGCGGAGGCCGCCGACCTGGAGGAACGCCTGACCGGCCGGCCCTCCCTCGCCGCCCGGCTGCTCGCCCCACTCACCGGTCACTGA
- a CDS encoding Lrp/AsnC family transcriptional regulator, protein MSTPRATNPAKPVQIDDVSKAIIEQLQVDGRRSYAEIGKAVGLSEAAVRQRVQKLTESGVMQIVAVTDPMQLGFYRQAMIGIRVTGDTREVADRLAAMPAVDYVVLTAGTYDILAEVVCENDLDLITMLNSEIRTLDGVLSTETFVYLKLHKQFYNWGTR, encoded by the coding sequence ATGAGCACCCCTCGGGCAACGAACCCGGCCAAGCCTGTACAGATCGATGACGTCTCCAAGGCGATCATCGAGCAATTGCAGGTCGACGGTCGACGGTCGTACGCGGAGATCGGCAAAGCCGTCGGTCTCAGCGAGGCCGCTGTGCGCCAGCGCGTGCAGAAGCTGACCGAGTCGGGCGTGATGCAGATCGTGGCCGTCACCGATCCGATGCAACTGGGCTTCTACCGCCAGGCGATGATCGGCATCCGTGTGACCGGCGACACCCGGGAGGTGGCCGATCGTCTGGCCGCCATGCCCGCCGTCGACTACGTGGTCCTCACGGCGGGAACCTACGACATCCTCGCCGAAGTGGTCTGCGAGAACGACCTCGACCTGATCACGATGCTCAACTCCGAGATTCGAACGCTCGACGGTGTGCTTTCGACCGAGACGTTCGTCTATCTCAAACTCCACAAACAGTTCTACAACTGGGGAACACGATAA